One region of Acidimicrobiia bacterium genomic DNA includes:
- a CDS encoding enoyl-CoA hydratase/isomerase family protein codes for MGDAVLYELDDHVATITYNRPEALNAVNGEMRRGLNAAFTRFRDEEDAWVGIVTGAGKAFCAGGDIKDGAGSTGEFAGTFWEKPTINSFESGWEIFKPVIAAVNGYCLGYGLTLVSWCDFVIASEHAEFGFPEVRLGTPTIVGAIRLPQRLNWQYAMELLLTGDRIDATRAKEIGLAGWVVPHDDLMPEARNLADRLVQAAPLAARATKEVAVRTQHMSSVEAIRFGETMRKVAATTDDAAEGMRAARAGRPPEWRGR; via the coding sequence GTGGGTGACGCCGTTCTCTACGAACTGGACGATCACGTCGCGACCATCACGTACAACCGTCCGGAAGCACTCAACGCGGTCAACGGTGAGATGCGGCGCGGCCTCAACGCCGCGTTCACGCGCTTCCGCGACGAGGAGGACGCGTGGGTGGGCATCGTGACCGGCGCGGGGAAGGCGTTCTGCGCGGGCGGTGACATCAAGGACGGTGCCGGGTCCACCGGCGAGTTCGCGGGGACGTTCTGGGAGAAGCCCACCATCAACTCGTTCGAGAGCGGGTGGGAGATCTTCAAGCCGGTGATCGCGGCGGTGAACGGGTACTGCCTCGGCTACGGCCTCACGCTCGTGTCATGGTGCGACTTCGTGATCGCGAGCGAGCACGCGGAGTTCGGCTTCCCCGAGGTGCGCCTCGGCACACCCACGATCGTCGGCGCGATCCGCTTACCACAACGCCTCAACTGGCAGTACGCGATGGAGTTGCTCCTTACCGGCGACCGGATCGATGCGACGCGCGCGAAGGAGATCGGCCTCGCCGGCTGGGTCGTCCCCCACGACGACCTGATGCCAGAGGCGCGCAACCTCGCGGACCGGCTGGTGCAGGCCGCGCCGCTTGCGGCGCGCGCGACGAAGGAAGTCGCGGTGCGCACGCAGCACATGTCGTCGGTCGAAGCGATCCGGTTCGGCGAGACCATGCGCAAGGTCGCCGCCACCACCGACGACGCGGCGGAGGGCATGCGCGCGGCGCGGGCGGGCCGTCCGCCGGAGTGGCGAGGCCGCTGA